Proteins found in one Choloepus didactylus isolate mChoDid1 chromosome 3, mChoDid1.pri, whole genome shotgun sequence genomic segment:
- the LOC119530610 gene encoding claudin-22-like: MASVAQLAGISLSLLGWVLSCLTNYLPHWKNLSLELNEMENWTMGLWQTCVIQEEVGRQCKDFDSFLALPAELRISRILMFLSNGLGFLGLLLSGFGLDCLRIGASQHAFKQRLRVLGGLLLWTSGIIALIPVSWVAHVTVQEFWDETIPEIVPRWEFGEALFVGWFAGFSLLLGGCLLHCVACSTQAPPAAGRYAVAEMQDHCQQLEMKNTNLKT, translated from the coding sequence ATGGCTTCTGTGGCACAATTAGCTGGCATCTCATTATCTTTACTGGGATGGGTTTTATCCTGTCTTACGAACTACCTGCCCCATTGGAAGAACCTCAGCCTAGAGTTGAATGAGATGGAGAACTGGACCATGGGACTCTGGCAAACCTGCGTCATCCAAGAGGAAGTGGGGAGGCAATGCAaggattttgattcttttttggCTTTGCCTGCCGAGCTCAGGATCTCCAGGATTTTAATGTTCTTGTCAAATGGGCTTGGTTTTCTGGGCCTGCTCCTCTCTGGGTTTGGCCTGGACTGCCTGAGAATTGGAGCGAGCCAGCATGCTTTCAAGCAGCGACTGCGAGTCCTGGGAGGTCTCCTGCTGTGGACGTCGGGAATCATCGCCCTCATCCCTGTGTCCTGGGTGGCCCACGTCACGGTTCAGGAGTTTTGGGATGAGACCATCCCAGAGATTGTCCCCCGGTGGGAGTTTGGGGAAGCCCTCTTTGTTGGCTGGTTTGCTGGATTTTCTCTTCTGCTGGGAGGGTGTCTGCTTCACTGTGTGGCCTGCTCCACTCAGGCTCCTCCAGCTGCGGGCCGCTATGCAGTGGCAGAAATGCAAGATCATTGCCAACAACTggagatgaaaaacaccaatctgaAAACCTAA
- the LOC119528933 gene encoding putative claudin-24 gives MALVFRIAMQLVGLLLSLLGWVLSIITTYLPHWKNLNLELNEMENWTMGLWQTCVIQEEVGRQCKDFDSFLALPAELRISRILMFLSNGLGFLGLLLSGFGLDCLKTGASRHALKRRLRILGGLLLWTSGIITLIPVSWVAHVTVQEFWDETIPEIVPRWEFGEALFVGWFAGFSLLLGGCLLHCAACSTPATLAARHCAVAETQTQCPHLENGTADPQV, from the coding sequence ATGGCTTTGGTCTTTAGAATAGCAATGCAACTGGTTGGGCTTTTGTTATCTTTGCTGGGATGGGTTTTATCCATTATTACAACTTATTTGCCCCATTGGAAGAACCTCAACCTAGAGTTGAATGAGATGGAGAATTGGACCATGGGCCTCTGGCAAACCTGCGTCATCCAAGAGGAAGTGGGGAGGCAATGCAaggattttgattctttcttggcTTTGCCTGCCGAGCTCAGGATCTCCAGAATTTTAATGTTCCTGTCAAATGGGCTTGGGTTTCTGGGCCTGCTCCTCTCTGGGTTTGGCCTGGACTGCCTGAAAACTGGAGCGAGCCGGCACGCTCTCAAGAGGCGACTGCGAATCCTGGGAGGACTCCTGCTCTGGACGTCGGGAATCATCACCCTCATCCCCGTGTCCTGGGTTGCTCACGTCACGGTTCAGGAGTTTTGGGACGAGACCATCCCAGAGATTGTTCCCCGGTGGGAGTTTGGGGAAGCCCTCTTTGTTGGCTGGTTTGCTGGATTTTCTCTTCTGCTGGGAGGGTGTCTGCTTCACTGTGCAGCCTGCTCCACTCCAGCAACTCTAGCAGCGCGTCACTGTGCGGTGGCAGAAACGCAAACTCAGTGTCCACACCTGGAAAACGGAACTGCAGATCCTCAAGTGTAA